In Carya illinoinensis cultivar Pawnee chromosome 6, C.illinoinensisPawnee_v1, whole genome shotgun sequence, a single genomic region encodes these proteins:
- the LOC122312677 gene encoding uncharacterized protein LOC122312677: protein MVALSWERFKEEFDNRFFPDSVKQQKAQEFASLTQGSLTVEQYAAKFMALGRFAPHLISTQKMQAQKFQAGLLPRIQSQVACLRIENYQELVNVVAIAEAEQKELAIQNLTDRKRAMPFAASSSAEKRRSFSSPEKGKGIMTGGQKPSFYSPCSKCSKRHPGKCHKGYGVCYRCGKPEHMIRDCPNTMQGSGAGDRKPRPHIPARVYAVTPGRVNLFRFSACALFDSGALQSFVSAAFARICSLQTELLPRRIVVLIPDGNTVSCTCLVKDCPLELEGRTLKANLLVFGQMEFNLILGMDWLFKHYAKIDCQKREVVFEPPTEDRMSYAGTSVKATPPLISALQARKCIDDGASAFLLITVEETTKTIGIQGIPVVEDFPEVFVDELPGLPPDREVEFQIELEPATTPTHKAPYHMAPTELKELKLQLEELLEKGFIRPSSSPWGAPVIDDLLDQLQGAAVFSKIDLRSRYHQLKVKDQDVLKTAFRTSDASKAGLRCVLMQEGKVVAYTSRQLKDHEQNYPTHDLELAAVVCALKIWRHYLYGKKYEVFTDHKNLKYLFEQKNLNMRQRRWLELISDYQCDIKYRPGKANVVADALSRKSRQEASSVPSSEVNSLLCSMRKLLIRDRS, encoded by the exons ATGGTTGCATTGTCATGggagaggttcaaggaagagtttgacaacagatTCTTTCCAGACTCTGTCAAACAACAGAAGGCCCAGGAGTTCGCGTCCTTAACACAAGGTAGTTTGACTGTGGAGCAGTATGCCGCTAAGTTCATGGCATTAGGAAGGTTTGCACCCcacttgatttcaactcaaaagatgcaagcacaaaagtttcaagcaggACTTCTGCCAAGAATCCAAAGTCAAGTAGCTTGCCTCagaatagagaattaccaagagttggtaaatgtaGTGGCGATAGCAGAGGCTGAGCAGAAGGAATTGGCAATCCAGAATCTTACCGATCGAAAGAGGGCCATGCCATTTGCTGCCAGTAGTAGTGCTGAGAAAAGGAGGTCTTTTTCTAGTCCAGAGAAAGGTAAGGGAATAATGACAGGAGGACAGAAGCCGTCCTTTTATTCACCATGCTCTAAGTGTAGTAAGCGTCATCCTGGAAAATGTCATAAGGGATATGGAGTCTGTTATCGATGCGGGAAACCTGAACATATGATTAGAGATTGTCCCAACACCATGCAAGGCAGTGGAGCTGGTGATCGCAAGCCAAGGCCCCACATCCCGGCACGCGTGTATGCAGTAACACCag gaagggtTAATTTGTTTAGGTTTTCGGCTTGTGCACTATTCGATTCAGGTGCGTTGCAGTCCTTTGTGTCTGCAGCGTTTGCACGAATTTGTAGTTTACAGACTGAGCTTTTACCACGACGGATTGTAGTATTAATTCCCGACGGGAATACAGTATCTTGTACCTGTTTAGTTAAGGATTGTCCGTTAGAGTTAGAAGGAAGGACACTGAAGGCTAACTTGTTAGTATTCGGTCAGATGGAATTCAAcctgattttggggatggactggCTTTTCAAGCACTACGCTAAGATAGACTGTCAGAAACGAGAGGTTGTGTTTGAACCTCCAACTGAAGACAGGATGAGTTACGCAGGAACATCAGTTAAGGCCACCCCACCTTTGATCTCGGCGTTGCAAGCTAGGAAGTGTATCGATGATGGAGCCTCAGCGTTTTTATTGATAACTGTAGAGGAGACAACCAAAACTATAGGAATCCAAGGGATACCTGTGGTTGAAGACTTTCCTGAAGTTTTTGTTGATGAGTTACCTGGTTTACCACCGGATAGAGAAGTAGAATTCCAAATAGAGTTGGAGCCGGCAACAACTCCGACTCACAAGGCGCCATATCATATGGCCCCTACCGAATTGAAGGAGCTCAAGCTACAATTGGAGGAACTTTTGGAGAAGGGTTTTATTCGCCCCAGTTCTTCGCCGTGGGGAGCACCTGT aatcgatgatttgttggatCAATTACAAGGAGCAGCAgtattttcaaagattgacctgAGATCCAGGTATCATCAGTTAAAAGTCAAGGATCAGGATGTGCTGAAAACtgcctttaggacaag TGATGCATCTAAGGCAGGACTCAGATgtgtgctaatgcaagaagggaaagtTGTTGCTTATACTTCACGACAACTGAAGGATCACGAGcagaattatcctactcatgatttggaattagctgCAGTTGTTTGtgctcttaagatttggagacattatttgtatggcAAGAAGTATGAAGTCTTCACGGATCACAAAAACCTAAAGTACCTATTTGAGCAgaagaatcttaatatgaggcaaagaagatggctGGAATTAATTAGCGACTATCAATGTGATATCAAGTATCGTCCTGGAAAggccaacgtggtagctgatgctttaagccGCAAGAGCAGACAAGAAGCTTCATCAGTTCCTTCATCAGAAGTAAATTCCCTCTTATGTAGTATGAGAAAACTGTTGATTAGAGACCGTAGTTAG